One Longimicrobium terrae genomic window, CGTTGCGAGGCTGGATGAGCAATTCCGAACCATCATCGCTGCGCCTGATTTTTCCATCGATGTCGATGGCGCGGCTGGTCATCTTCTTTTTCGTGCATCCCGGCGAGCGCCTGCACATCCGCGAACTGATGCGGCGAACCGGGCTTCCAAGCGCCTCCGTACAGGCGGAACTCCGTCGCCTGACCGCGATCGGAGCGCTGGCGCGCACGGATGAGCCGGGCCGGTCGCTGTACACCGCGAACGATGCACATCCATCATGGCGCGCGTGGGCGATTCTGATTCAAGCCTGCGCGGCGCCATCCGACGTGATCCGCGAGGCTCTGGCCGGCCTTCCGGAGATCACCTGTGCCTTCATTTTTGGATCCACCGCGCGGGGCACCGCGGCTCCGGAAAGCGACGTGGACGTGTTCATTGTCGCGGAGCAGCCAGCACGCGCAGCCACAGAACGCGTCCTTGCCGAGGTGCCGATCCTGATTGGCCGTGAGATCGACGTGATCGGGTACGACGCGGAGGAACTGAGCGCCCGGCTGGAGTCGGGGAACGCATTCGTTGAAGATGTTCTTGCCGCGCCCAGGATCTGGATCCGCGGCGGCCCGCAGAGCATTCCCGTACTGGAGCCGGCGTGAATACTCGCATTCAGTTGATGCTGGACAGCCGCCAGTTGGAAGAACGCCAAGCCAGCGATTCCGAGGTGGAAGGCATATGGAACAAGGCCGTCCGGAGCCTCAACAGTTCCATGCTTCCGCGGTTGGATCCGGATGCAGCGTTCACACTGCTGTACCAGGGAGCGCTGCAGGCATCCACCGCCGTGGTGCGTGCCTCTGGGCACCGGGTGCGCGGAGACGGCCATCACCACCACACGTTCTTCGCTGTAGCGGCCCTCGGGGCTGGTGCGCTTTCCGGCGCCGCGCGCGACCTGAACGTGATCCGCCAGCAGCGGCATGGCGCCATCTACGACTGGGAGCGCACGACCGATGAAGCGGCTCTTTCCGCGCTGACCGCCGCCGCACGAAAGCTGTTCGCGGCGGGTGAGGCGTGGCTGATCGCCGAGAGGCCGCGGCTCGCGCTTGCTCCGCCGCCGTTCCCGGACTGACGCGCTCGCCGCCTCGCCGGAATTTCGGGCATCTCGCGGCACCACAGTCACTTGCAGAGACTCCCGCGGGAACCTTGTCCCGCACTCCGGGGGTACGCCGTTCATCGCACCCATGCCGCACCCCTCCCGTAACCCACTGTCCACGCTGGCTTTGGGGAACGGATCATGCTTTCTTCGCCCAGGCGAGGGGGGCGCGGCACGCGCGCGGCCCCTTGCTCACCGGGGCCGTCCGCGCTCCGCCCGCAGTCTTCGTGGTACGCATGACCCGACATCCAACCGCACGGCTCTGGGCAGCCTTCGTGGGACTTTCCACGGGGCTGGCCATCAGCAACGCCTCTGGCGAGCGCGCTCTGATGCGCGCCGTTCCGGGCGTGGCGGCGCTTTCGCCATCCCTTCCCGGCGACCCCGTTCCCCGCTTTACCAACGCGCGCATGGCGGTGGCGGTGGAGGCCGCGCGCGAGCACCTGGATGCGAACCGGCCGTGGGCGGCGTGGAAGGAACTGCGCGGCTTCGTAAAAGATCCGTCCGAGGCGCCCGACGCGGTGGTGCTCATGGCCGCCCGCGCCGCGGCGGGATGGGATGGATGGGCCCAGGTGCGCCGGCTGCTGGAAGGCCAGACCTGGCTGGAAGAGCGCAGCGGCGGCGAAGGGCTGTTCCTGCTGGCCCGCGCGGAGGAAGCGCGCGGCGACTGGTCGCGCGCGGCGGACGGATACCGGCGCTACCGCGCGGTCCGCAACGCCCCGCGCGAGGCGGAGGCCAGCGCGCGCATGGGCCGCGCGCTGTCGCGAAAGAAGGATCCGCGCGCGGCGGACGCGTTCGGCGACGCCGCGGGCGAACTGGGCGCGCAGGGCGACTGGATGCGGGTGCTGCAGGCGGAAGCGCTGGCGCGCGCGGGCGATCCCCGCACGCCGGGCATCGCGGACGCGCCCAGCACCAGCGCCGCCGTCCGCGTCCGGCTTGCCCGCGCGGACGCGGGCTACCGGCTGGCCAAGGGCGACACCGTCTTTGCCCTGCAGCGGCTGACGCGCGAAGAGTCGCTCCTGCGCTCCGCCGGGGCGGACCCGCACGCGGCCGAGCTGGCGCTGGAGCGGGTGCGCATTCTGGTGAACACGCGCCGCCCGGACGAGGCGCGCCAGGTGCTGCGCGGCCTGTGCGCGGACACGTCCGTCCCCGCCGCGCTCCGCCTGCGCGCGGCGACGCGGCTGGGCGAGGTGGCGGACGGCGGCACGGCGGATGAGCAGATGGCGCGCGCCGCGGCCTATGAGGCCGCGAACCGTCCCGGCCTGGCCGCCCGCAGCCTGCGCGCGGCGATCCGGGCGGGCGCGTCCAGCGACCCCGCGCAGCGGCTGCGGCTGGGACGCCTGCTGTACGAGGAGCGCGACTTCCGTCCCGCGCGCGAAGTTCTTGCGGGGCTGGGCGCGGATCTGTCCGATCCGGCGCAGGCCGCCGAGGCGGAACTGTACGCCGCGCGCGCGCTCAGCCGCGTGGACGCGGGCGCCGGGCTTGCGGAGCTCCGCAAGCTGGCGGAGCGCCGTCCCGGCACGGCCGCGGCGGGAACCGCGCTCTTTCTGCTGGGCGACGCCGCGGGCGACGTGGAGACCGGGATCGCCTACTACCGCCGCGCGGCGGACATTCCCGCGTCGCCGGACGCGCGCGAGGCGCTGATGCGGCTGGGCGACCGGCGGCAGAAGGCGGGCGACCCCACCGGCGCGACCGCGGCGTGGGAGTCGTACGTGGCGCGGTATCCATCCGGAGAAACGACGGCGGAGCTGGCGTACAAGGTGGGCGTGCAGCACGAGCGCGCCGGCCGTGCCGACCGGGCCCGCTCCATGTACGGGGCAGCGATCCTCGCCGATCCCGTGTCGTACTTCGCCATCCGCGCGGGCGACCGCTCCGGGGCCGACCCGCTGGCCCGCGCGCTGGCCAACAACCGCGCCTGGCCCGCCACCCCGCGCGACGCAGGCGACGCCAAGGAAGCGCTCGGCAGGCTGGAAGTGCTGGACCGGTTGGGGCTGCAAACGGAGTGGAAGGAAGAGCTGGACTGGCAGACCGTGCGGCTGACCCCGCGTCCCGCCGCTCTGCTGGCGCTCGCCGAGGGGCTGACGACCAGCGGACATCCGGTGGAGGGAATCCGCCTGGGCCGCGCGCTGCTGGAGCGCCGCAACGGCGAGTGGGACGCGCGGCTGCTGCGCGTCGTGTTCCCCTTTCCGTTCCGCGACGTGCTGACGGCGGAAGCGGATCGCGCGGACGTGGATCCGTATCTGCTGGCCGGGCTGGTTCGGCAGGAGTCGTCTTTTCGGCCCGACGCGAAGTCGTGGGTGGGCGCGACGGGGCTCAGCCAGATCATGCCGGCGACCGGCGCGTGGCTGGCGCCCAACGCGGGCGTCAGCAACTTCGACGCGAGCCTGCTGGCGGTTCCCGAGATCAATCTGCGGATGGGCGCGCGCTACCTGGGCGACCAGCTGGAGCGGTACCGCGGCAAGCGCGATCTGGCGCTGGCCGCGTACAACGCCGGTCCGTCGCGCGCGGACCGCTGGCGCCGCGAGCTGGGCTACGGCGCGGACGTGGACGCCTTTCGCGAGCGCATTCCCTTTGCGGAAACCCGCGAGTACGTGCATGTGGTGCTGCGCAACGCCGCGGTTTATCGCCGGCTGTACGGCGGATCCCGCTCGCCCGGTCTGGCTGGCGACCGCTGATCCGCCGGACGCCGGTCATCGAACGATGATCTTCGGATGATGATCGTCGGGCGCCGGTAGTCGGACGATCAATGTTCGGAGATGATCATCGGGCGCGTGACCTGTCGGACTGCGGTCCGTCGAAGGAACCGTGGACGATGATTCCGAGCAATGATCGTCGAACGATGCGCCGGGTGATGCCTGCGTGGCGATAGCCGACGGAGGCTGTCTGGACGGCGTTCTTCGACCGATGATCCGCCTGGCGATGGTCGGCAAGCTGGCCGGGCGTTGACCGTTGCGCCCCTTGATCCTTACACTGTGCGGCCGCCGTTTTCTGGCGGTCCGTTCTGCCTCGTGACGTACTTCATGCACATCCACCGAATCACCGCCGTTCTGCTCGCCGCCGCCGCGCTTGCGGCGGGGCCCGCACGCGCCCAGTCGCTGCAGGGCTCGCCCGCGAGCATCGAGCGCATGTACCGCCAGGCCCGCGCGCACGACCTCACGTTCTACCGCACGGCAAGCGGGGTTCGCGGCGCGGCCCGCGACGGCGACCTCGTGCGGCTGAGCGGCAACGAGGACTACCGGCTTTCCGGCGTGTCGCAGCCGTACGCGCTGGCCATCACCCGCACCTTCGTGCAGCGGCTGGCGGAGCAGTACCACGACGAGTGCGATGAACGGCTGGTCATCACCAGCGCCGTGCGCCCGCGCTCGGTGCGGCTGGTGAACTCCACCGAACTGACGGTGCACCCCACGGGGATGGCGGTGGACATCCGCCGTCCCGCCGCGCGCCGCTGCCTGGCGTGGCTGCGCAACCGGCTGAGCTACCTGGAAGGGGAGGGCGTGCTGGAGGCCACCGAAGAGCGGCGTCCGCCGCACTTTCACGTGGCCGTGTTCCCCGGCCCGTACCGCCGCTACATCGGGCGGGACGAGTCGGGGCCGAGCACGGAGCGGCGTACGGCGGCGAGGCCCGCTGCGCCCGCCCGTCCGCGCAGCAGCACGTACCGCGTGCGCGAAGGCGATTCGCTGTGGACCATCGCGCGGCGCCACAACCTTACGGTGGAGCGGCTGCGGACGGTAAACGACATGCGCAGCACGCGGATCGTGGCGGGACAGGTGCTCATCATCCCCACGCGCTGAACGGGACGAGGGACGACAGAACGCGGAGCCGGCGGAACCTTTCCGCCGGCTCCGCTTTGTTGTGTGTGGGGATGGATGACGGCGCGCAACCGGAGGACGGATCGCGTCCACCGGGCGGGACATCGCGCGGATGACAATCGACAGAAAACCCAGCAACGGCGCGGGATTCGGACGGGCACCCGCGTTGCCCTGCGGCATGGTGCGCCGTGCGGACGTTCGCCCGGCTGTCCACCACGGATCCGTGGCAAATCAAGCGGGAGAATGCATGATGAAAAGGTTCCTGCGCGGCCTGGCGATGGCCGGGGCGCTCGTGCTGGGCACGAGTTCGGTCGCGTGCGCCGGTACGGGATGGGAAGACGTGCTGTCCAACGGCGGCGGCCTGTACGACCGGCAGATCAGCGGCGAGGTGCGCGGCGTGAACACCCGTGCGCGGCGCATCGAGCTGCGGACCGACCGGGGTGGATACGAGACGGTGCGGTACGATTCGCGGACGGAAGTAGTGTACGGAAACCGGCGCTATGCCGCGTCGTCGCTGCGCCAGGGCGACTGGGTGAGCCTGCGCGTGAGCCGCGACCGCCGCGGCGACCAGGTGGCGGAGCGCGTGACCGTGCGCGAATCCGCCCGCGACCGTTCCGCGCGTTCGGACGACCGGTACGACCGCCGCAATGACCGGCGCGACGACCGCCGGGACGACAACCGCGGCCGGTACGACGGACGAAGCGCGGTGCGGTCGCTGGACGGGCGGGTGGGGCGCGTGGACCGCAACCGCCGCATGTTCGAGGTGCGCACCAGCCAGGGCACCGTGTGGGCGACGGTGGTGGGCGCCACCAGCCGCGAGCGCGACCGCATCCGCGACCTGCGCGCGGGCGAGTACGTGCGCCTCCGCGGCCGCTTCACCAGCAACTCGCGGTTTGAGGTGGAGTCGTTCCGGTAAGGCGGATGGAGTGGTTGGATGATCGTCCCGGATCGGATTTGATCCGGACGATCTGACGAAAGTAAAGAGCCCCGGCACGTGGACCGAATCAGCGGTCGCATGCCGGGGCTTTTGTTTGTTCGGGTGGGATGGCTGCGTGAGTGATGGATGGCGGCCCGCGTCCCCAGGCTGTGAGGCCCCTCCCCCGGCCCCTCCCCGCTCCCCTCCCGGCCGAAGCAGAAGAGCGGAGAGGGGAGAACTGCGGCTCATCCCGTTCCGGAAGGTGCCGGGCGGCCGGAGGGGGCCCCCTCCCCCCAGCCCCCTCCACCCGCTCCGCGGGAGAGGGGGAGCCGTTCGGCGCGGGGGCGGGCTGCGGCGCGCACCCGCCGTCCGATGCAGTTGAAGCCCCCATCATGGACGCGACAGCGGCCGTGAGTCGGGGCTTTGCGCCCTTGGAGCGGCGGATTCATCCGCTCAGGGAAGGTAGCGATCCGCGCCAAGATGGGTAGGCCGGAGGTCCCGCCGTCCATCTCTCGTGCCACGATCCTAGTCCGCCGCGGCGTCGCGGGCGGGCTGCGCGCCGGCGGTGGGGCGGCCGAGGGGAAGGGTCAGGGTGAAGGTGCTGCCCTCGCCCTCCTGGCTGACGGCCACGAGATCCCCCTCCATCGCCCGCGCCAGGTCGCGGCTGATGGCCAGCCCCAGTCCCGTGCCTTCCGCCGCGCGCGTCAGCGCCGGATCCACCTGCACGAACGGCTCAAAGATCGCCTCCAACTTGTCCGGCGGAATCCCCCGCCCGGTGTCCCGTACGGAGATGCGCGCCGAGTTTCCCTCCACCGTCCACTCCAGCTGCACCGCCCCGCGCCGGTCCGTGAACTTGACCGCGTTGGAAAGCAGGTTCAACACGATCTGCTCCAGCCGGTCGCGGTCCGCGCACGCGGTGACCGCCGGGTCGCCGCCCGCGTAGGTGTAGCGAAGCTCCTTGGCGCGGATCTGCGGCTCCACCAGCGGCTCCACCGAGCGCAGCACCTCGTCCAGCGGCACCTCGCGAAGCTCGTACTGTACGTGCCCCGCCTCGATCTTGGCGAAGTTCAGCACGTCGTTGATCAGCCCCAGCAGGTGCGTCTGGTTCCGGTGGATCTTTTCCAGCGCCTCGCGCTGCGGCTGCGTCACCGGGCCGTGGATCCCCATCTCCAGCAGCTGCGTGTAGCCCGCGATGGCGTTGAGCGGGGTGCGCAATTCGTGGCTCATGGTGGCCAGAAAGGCGCTCTTGGCGGCGTTGGCGTCGTCCGCGGCGGCGCGGGCGCGCTCGGCTTCGATGGTGCGCTCGGCCAGGTTCTCGTACGCGTGCTGCAGCTCCTCGTGCGCCATCTCCATCTCCGCCTGCGCCTCCTCCAGCTCGCCCGTCTGCTGCTCCAGCACCACGCGCGCCTCCTCCGTTTCCCCGAACAGCCGCGCGTTGTCGATGGCGACCGCGGCGCGGCGGGCCAGCTCTTCCGCCAGGGCGAGGTCCTCATCGTCGTAGCGGCGGCCGGACTCGGCGTAGACGAGCGAGATGGCGCCCAGCACCTTGCCCCGGGCGATCAGCGGCACGCACACGTAGGAGCGCAGCCCCAGCGCGCGCACCGCGGCCAGCTGCGCGGCCTCGCGCGTGTTGGCCACCAGCAGGGCGTCGGGGATCTCGGGCGCGATCTCCGCCTTGCCCGTGCGCAGCACCGACGACACGCCGTAGGGCGCGTCCAGGTCCGTGGGCCAGCGCTCCTCGATCTGCCGCACCAGCTTCACCTTGGCCGGATCGGTGTGCTCCACGGCCAGTCGGCGCATGACCCCGTCTTCCGTCAGCATGTCGACCGCGCACCAGTCCGCCAGCGCGGGCACCACCAGCCGCGCCACGCTCGCCAGCGTCGTCTCAAAGTCCAGCGACGACACCAGCACGCGGCTGGCTTCGGCCAGCAGCTCGCGCCCGGCTTCCGCCCGCTGCCGCTCGGTGACGTCGGAAGCGGCGCCCACCCACTCGCGGATTCCGCCGTCCTCCTCCGTGACCGCCACGGCGCGCAGGGCCAGCAGCCGCCACTCGCCGTCCGTGCGCAGCACGCGGTGCATGGCGTCCACGTCGCGCACTTCCTCCACCGCTTCGCGCCACAGGCAGGCCGCGCGCTCCCGCTCGTCGGGGTGGATGGCGTTCAGCCACCCCCACCCGCGGTACGCCTCGAACTCCATCCCCGTGTACGCGGCCCACTGCGGCTGCTCGGCCAGGATGGCGCCCTCCGGCCCGGTGGTGAACACGACTTGGGACGACGCGGTGACCAGCGAGCGGAAGCGGGCGGCACTCCGGCGCGCGGCCTCGGCCTCGGCGGTGCGGGTGCGCAGCCGGCGGTCCACCAGCGTGGTGAGCAGCGTGATGCCCAGAACCACGAGCGTGCCCAGCACTACGCCGCTGGCCAGGCCGTTGGTGCGCAGCACGTGGTCGTCGGGGACGAGCATGGGGCCGGGCAGGGTGCGGAAATGCGCGGCGGACATGGCGGTGTAGTGCATTCCCGCGATGGCCAGCCCCATGACCACCGCGCTCGCCATCTTGGCCGCCAGCCCGCGCCGGGTGTCGTCGTTGCGGTAGCGCAGCGCCAGCCAGAGCGCCGCGCCCGACGCGCCCACCGCCACGGCGACGGATTCCGCCACGCGCACGGGATCGTAGCGGATGACGCCGTGAATGCGCATGGCCGCCATCCCCACGTAGTGCATTCCCGCGATCCCGGCGCCCATCAGCAGCGAGGCGGCGGCGAGGGCCAGGGCGGTCACGCGGGGGCGGCTGGTGACCCAGAGCGCCAGGAGCGACGCGGCCACCGCCACCACCATGGAGACGATCCACCGCGGCACGTCGTAGGTGATGGGCACGTCCAGCCGGAACGCCAGCATCCCCACGAAGTGCATGCTCCACACGCCGATGCCCAGCGCCAGGCTGCCCCCCGTGAGCCACGCCGCGCGAAAGCGGCCGCTGGCCTGGCTGACCCGCGCGGCCAGCACCAGCGCCGTATAGGAAGCCAGAATGGCGATCACCACCGAGAATACCACCAGGGTGGTGCTGTAACTGCCTTTCATGATCCCGTTTGCATCAGTGCGAAGACCGTCCCGTATGCCGGGGGATACAGGCAAGAAGACGGCCTCGCGGAGCGATGGCCGCCGCCCCGCCCATCGTCCATGCACGGAACTTGCCCCCGGCCCGCCCACCCCGCCGTCCGGCGGGACGAGTTGACGTGATCTACACGCGAACGGAGAGGACCCACATGGCCGACATCGACATCGAGCGCAAGAAGAAAAGCCCGCTTCCCTGGATTCTGGGACTGCTGGCGCTGGCCCTGCTTCTTTTTGTGCTGATGCGCAGCTGCGGCGGCGACGACACGGTGGAAGAGACCGGCACGGTGGTGGACACCACGACGTCGCAGACGGTGGCCCCCGTGGCCCCCATGCCGGTAACCGACACCACCGCGGCCGCGACGGGTGCCGCCGCGGCGGGCGCGGCGGCCGGCACGGGCTGGATCGCCTCGGTGCTGGGCGGCCAGATGGCCGGGCAGACAGCGTCGGGCGAGGCTTCCGTCCCCGCCACGCCGTCGGACCGCGGCTTCTGGCTGGAGGAGAACGGCCAGCGCGTGTACGCCATCCTGGCGGAGCGGTATGAGCAGATCAAGGACATCGATCCCGGCCAGCGCGTGCGCATCAGCAACGCAAAGGTGATGGCGGGTTCGGAGTCGGCGCAGATCCCGGCGGACGTGGATGCCGAGGCCAAGGCCACGGCCGCGCAGCAGCCGTACTTCCTCCTGGTGCCCGCCAACGGGGTGGAGATCACGGCCGGGGGCAACACCACGGCCAACTGACCCGGCCCGTCTCCGGACGGGCGCCGCGGGTGATGGATGAGGGCGGGAGCAGATTCTTGCTCCCGCCCTCATCTGTTCCCGAAAAACGCTTGTTCCCCAGCGGCTACAAGGGATTTACGAGCAAAGTCGATTTTCCGGCACCCCGCTTGCACAACGCCGCCGCCCGATCCGGGGCGGGGGCCCCGGACGGATGGTGGACAGCCAATGGGAGCAGACGATCATGGCGACGAACGAACCGATGGACCGCGTGGTGCCGCTGAACAGCCTGCCCTCGTACAAGGTCGCCGACGGCGAGCCGGACATCCGCGGCTGGGACGTGATGTCGGCCGACGGCCGCCGCATTGGCCGGGTCGACGACCTGCTGGTGGACACCGGCGCCAACAAGGTGCGCTACGTGGACGTGGAAGGCGACCGGGGCCACATGTGCGTCCCCATCGGCCTCGCCCGCCTGGAGCGCGACTCCCGCCAGGTGATGGTAGACCGCATGCAGGCCGACCAGTTCGGCGCGCTGCCCACGCACGAGCGCGGCAACGTGACGCGCGACTACGAGATGCAGTTGGGCCGCGCGATGGACACGGACTTCGACACGCGCACGTCCAACGGCACCAACCTGTACGGCCATGAGGGCTTCCGTGACGAGGGCGCCGTCCGCCTCGTGCTTTCGGAAGAAGAGCTTGCCGTGGGCAAGCGCCAGGTGGCCGCGGGCGAGGTGGGCGTGAGCAAGCGCGTGGAGACCGAGCACGTCACCGACCAGGTGTCGCTGCGCCACGACGAGGTCGACATCGAGCGCCGGCCTATCACCGACGGCTACTCGGCCACGGGGATCAACGAGATCGGCGCCGAGGAGATCCGCGTGCCGCTTCACGCCGAAGAGGCGATCGTGGAAAAGCGCGTCGTCCCCAAGGAGGAGCTCATCGTCCGCACCCGCGAGGTGGTGGAGACGGAGACCGTGGAGGCCGACCTGCGCCGCGAGCGCGCCGAGGTGCACCGCGAGGGCGTGACGGAGCGCACCGTTACGGACCGCCCGCTGACCGACAACGACGGCCTGAACAACCGCTGATCGCTGCACGGGCAGGATGATGACGGGCACCCCGCGAGGGGTGCCCGTTTTTTTCCGCTCTGGCGATCCGCGGTGTCAGGGCGCTTCCAGAAAGCGGGTGATCCACAGGTTCATCTCCGCCTTCTGCGCGTCCGTGGCGCCATCCAGCATGTCGTTGTGGATGGTGCCGGGCAGGCGGATGACGGTCATCCCGTAGCGCGCCTGCTCCTCCGCCGACGGCAGTACGCCCAGGTCCGCCAGCTGGTCGGCGGACCGGAGGGAAAGGATCGCCGGCCGGGCCGATCGCGGGAAGGGAAAGCGGCGGCTGTCAAAGGAGATGACCTTGTCCACGTCCTCCGGATGCTCGCGCGCAAAGAGCATCACCATGTCGCCGCCGTTGGAGTGGCCCATCAGCAGCGGGTGACCCGTGTCCAGCGAGGGTTCGCGGCGGTGCAGGGCCCGCAGCGCGAAGGCGATGTTCTCCGCGCCGCGGCGCCAGAAGGGGAGGCGCGCCGGATAGATTTCGCCCGTCGTGGGCATGGGCCCGTCGCCGGGAAGCTCGTGCTGCAGGCTGGCGACGTAGTAGCCGTGCGCTACCAGGGTGCGCGCCACGAACGAGTAGTCCGTGTTCCGGCCGCCGTATCCGTGGTTGATGATCGCCAGCCTGCGCGGCGGACCGCCGGCCGGCCGGTCGTAGGCGACGACGGGGATCAGGCGGCCGCGTGCCGAGTCGAACAGGTCGAAGCGCGCGGTCCGCATCTGCGTCCCGGCTTGGGACGGGACGGCGGCGTTCGGCGCCGGGCCGCCGCCGCCCGCGCACCCGCAGAGCAGGGCCAGGGCGGCGCAGGCGGAAAAGACGCGCATCGTACGCGATCGGGGCGGACGGTGGAGCGGGTTCATCATCCGCGGCATGTTGAAGATCGGGGGCGTTGGGGCGTATGTTGGCGCCCGTCTATTCACATCCATCAGAACCCAGCGGCGGAGTTCGCCATGAAGATTACCGGAACCGTCCTTGTCACCGGCGCCAGCGCGGGGATCGGGGAAGCGTGCGCCCGCGCCTTTGCCGCCGCGGGCGCGCGCCTTGTGCTCACCGCGCGGCGCGAGGACCGCCTGCGCGCGCTGGCGGACGAACTGCGCGTGGAGCACGGCACCGAATCGCACCTGGTCACGCTGGACATGCGCGACCGTGAGGCGGTGCTTTCCATGCTGTCGTCGCTGCCGGGCGAGTTCGGCGCGGTGGACGTGCTGGTGAACAACGCCGGGCTGGGCCGCGGGCTGGACAAGGTGCAGACCGGCGACGTGGACGGCTGGGACGAGATGGTGGACACCAACGTCAAGGGCCTGCTGTACGCCACGCGCGCCGTCACGCCGGGGATGGTGGAGCGCGGGCGGGGGCACGTGATCAACATCGGCTCCGTCGCCGGGCACGAGGTGTACCCCGGGGGCGCGGTGTACTGCGCCACCAAGCACGCGGTGGGCGCCATCACCAGGGGCTTGCGGATGGATCTGCTGGGCACCGGCGTGCGGGTGAGCACGGTGGACCCGGGGATGGTGGAAACGGAGTTCAGCGTGGTGCGCTTCGCGGGCGACCGGGAGCGCGCGGACGCCGTCTACCGCGGATTGACGCCGCTGGTGGCCGCCGACATCGCGGACGCGGTTCTGTGGGTGGCGAGCCGGCCGGCGCACGTGAACATCGACGAAATCATCATCAAGCCGACGGACCAGGCGAGCGCCACCCTCGTGAATCGCTCCTGACGAACAACTGCCGTTTCACACGGAGGTCACGGAGGGTTTCACGGAGGTCACGGAGGAAAAAATCAACAAAAAGCCTCACACAGAGCCGCAGAGACACGGAGAGAAAAGGATGGGGATGAATCCACTCCCATTCCTTCTTGATCTTTCTCTGCGGCTCTGCGTCTCCGTGTGATGTTCTTCCCTTCCTCCGTGACCTCCGTGCATCCTCCGTGGACTCTGTGTGAAACGGCAGTTCTCCTAGCCGGCGGCCGGGGACAGAAGCTTGGGCGCGGGCGCCATGAGGGTGCGGGGATTGGCGTAGGCGCGCTCCTGCAGTTCCGGGATGGTGGCCCCCGCGACCAGGAACTTGCCCGCGCCCTCCACGAAGCGGCGGCGCAGAAGCTCCGCCTGCTCGGGGGAGATTCGTCCCTCCGCCAGCGCCTCGCGCACGCGCTGCAGCACGGGAAGGCTTTCCGCCGCCTGCCGGTAGCGCTGCGCCGCCGTCAGCTCGCGGTAGAAGACGACGCGGTCCCACAGCGCCAGGATCAGCTCGCGGACGGCGTCGATCACCGGCGCGGCGCCCATC contains:
- a CDS encoding serine aminopeptidase domain-containing protein — protein: MRVFSACAALALLCGCAGGGGPAPNAAVPSQAGTQMRTARFDLFDSARGRLIPVVAYDRPAGGPPRRLAIINHGYGGRNTDYSFVARTLVAHGYYVASLQHELPGDGPMPTTGEIYPARLPFWRRGAENIAFALRALHRREPSLDTGHPLLMGHSNGGDMVMLFAREHPEDVDKVISFDSRRFPFPRSARPAILSLRSADQLADLGVLPSAEEQARYGMTVIRLPGTIHNDMLDGATDAQKAEMNLWITRFLEAP
- a CDS encoding MHYT domain-containing protein, which gives rise to MKGSYSTTLVVFSVVIAILASYTALVLAARVSQASGRFRAAWLTGGSLALGIGVWSMHFVGMLAFRLDVPITYDVPRWIVSMVVAVAASLLALWVTSRPRVTALALAAASLLMGAGIAGMHYVGMAAMRIHGVIRYDPVRVAESVAVAVGASGAALWLALRYRNDDTRRGLAAKMASAVVMGLAIAGMHYTAMSAAHFRTLPGPMLVPDDHVLRTNGLASGVVLGTLVVLGITLLTTLVDRRLRTRTAEAEAARRSAARFRSLVTASSQVVFTTGPEGAILAEQPQWAAYTGMEFEAYRGWGWLNAIHPDERERAACLWREAVEEVRDVDAMHRVLRTDGEWRLLALRAVAVTEEDGGIREWVGAASDVTERQRAEAGRELLAEASRVLVSSLDFETTLASVARLVVPALADWCAVDMLTEDGVMRRLAVEHTDPAKVKLVRQIEERWPTDLDAPYGVSSVLRTGKAEIAPEIPDALLVANTREAAQLAAVRALGLRSYVCVPLIARGKVLGAISLVYAESGRRYDDEDLALAEELARRAAVAIDNARLFGETEEARVVLEQQTGELEEAQAEMEMAHEELQHAYENLAERTIEAERARAAADDANAAKSAFLATMSHELRTPLNAIAGYTQLLEMGIHGPVTQPQREALEKIHRNQTHLLGLINDVLNFAKIEAGHVQYELREVPLDEVLRSVEPLVEPQIRAKELRYTYAGGDPAVTACADRDRLEQIVLNLLSNAVKFTDRRGAVQLEWTVEGNSARISVRDTGRGIPPDKLEAIFEPFVQVDPALTRAAEGTGLGLAISRDLARAMEGDLVAVSQEGEGSTFTLTLPLGRPTAGAQPARDAAAD
- a CDS encoding DUF5715 family protein; its protein translation is MHIHRITAVLLAAAALAAGPARAQSLQGSPASIERMYRQARAHDLTFYRTASGVRGAARDGDLVRLSGNEDYRLSGVSQPYALAITRTFVQRLAEQYHDECDERLVITSAVRPRSVRLVNSTELTVHPTGMAVDIRRPAARRCLAWLRNRLSYLEGEGVLEATEERRPPHFHVAVFPGPYRRYIGRDESGPSTERRTAARPAAPARPRSSTYRVREGDSLWTIARRHNLTVERLRTVNDMRSTRIVAGQVLIIPTR
- a CDS encoding DUF2382 domain-containing protein, with product MATNEPMDRVVPLNSLPSYKVADGEPDIRGWDVMSADGRRIGRVDDLLVDTGANKVRYVDVEGDRGHMCVPIGLARLERDSRQVMVDRMQADQFGALPTHERGNVTRDYEMQLGRAMDTDFDTRTSNGTNLYGHEGFRDEGAVRLVLSEEELAVGKRQVAAGEVGVSKRVETEHVTDQVSLRHDEVDIERRPITDGYSATGINEIGAEEIRVPLHAEEAIVEKRVVPKEELIVRTREVVETETVEADLRRERAEVHREGVTERTVTDRPLTDNDGLNNR
- a CDS encoding nucleotidyltransferase domain-containing protein, with the protein product MSNSEPSSLRLIFPSMSMARLVIFFFVHPGERLHIRELMRRTGLPSASVQAELRRLTAIGALARTDEPGRSLYTANDAHPSWRAWAILIQACAAPSDVIREALAGLPEITCAFIFGSTARGTAAPESDVDVFIVAEQPARAATERVLAEVPILIGREIDVIGYDAEELSARLESGNAFVEDVLAAPRIWIRGGPQSIPVLEPA
- a CDS encoding transglycosylase SLT domain-containing protein; the protein is MTRHPTARLWAAFVGLSTGLAISNASGERALMRAVPGVAALSPSLPGDPVPRFTNARMAVAVEAAREHLDANRPWAAWKELRGFVKDPSEAPDAVVLMAARAAAGWDGWAQVRRLLEGQTWLEERSGGEGLFLLARAEEARGDWSRAADGYRRYRAVRNAPREAEASARMGRALSRKKDPRAADAFGDAAGELGAQGDWMRVLQAEALARAGDPRTPGIADAPSTSAAVRVRLARADAGYRLAKGDTVFALQRLTREESLLRSAGADPHAAELALERVRILVNTRRPDEARQVLRGLCADTSVPAALRLRAATRLGEVADGGTADEQMARAAAYEAANRPGLAARSLRAAIRAGASSDPAQRLRLGRLLYEERDFRPAREVLAGLGADLSDPAQAAEAELYAARALSRVDAGAGLAELRKLAERRPGTAAAGTALFLLGDAAGDVETGIAYYRRAADIPASPDAREALMRLGDRRQKAGDPTGATAAWESYVARYPSGETTAELAYKVGVQHERAGRADRARSMYGAAILADPVSYFAIRAGDRSGADPLARALANNRAWPATPRDAGDAKEALGRLEVLDRLGLQTEWKEELDWQTVRLTPRPAALLALAEGLTTSGHPVEGIRLGRALLERRNGEWDARLLRVVFPFPFRDVLTAEADRADVDPYLLAGLVRQESSFRPDAKSWVGATGLSQIMPATGAWLAPNAGVSNFDASLLAVPEINLRMGARYLGDQLERYRGKRDLALAAYNAGPSRADRWRRELGYGADVDAFRERIPFAETREYVHVVLRNAAVYRRLYGGSRSPGLAGDR